From the Phoenix dactylifera cultivar Barhee BC4 chromosome 10, palm_55x_up_171113_PBpolish2nd_filt_p, whole genome shotgun sequence genome, one window contains:
- the LOC120112135 gene encoding uncharacterized protein LOC120112135 has protein sequence MIPQYRGREFQARNQFTFSNPIHRAGNDRNALDGIEYGTWAERIKGKYGYFGKSDDRNFGAWQRRAPLNHHGDQVGEDEFGRQAKQEGYDSDVPSPPLWKKPGSPMAEQLAQAIAGYRQEMLEIVRDMPETAYELSLRDLVESPRIAKPPVQQTLGKGGEFSKDKTEKEKRKKGIRRMSRSESMDPGGFLLKMFLPNLLTGRRKKSFGGSSACAKVSPQDCWKKNTSDEKGSSSSSSSSSRSRTRKVIGCYSFFRTNKHKDGEN, from the exons ATGATCCCTCAGTACCGAGGGCGAGAATTCCAAGccagaaaccaattcaccttcTCCAATCCTATCCACAGGGCGGGCAACGATCGGAATGCTTTGGATGGAATCGAGTATGGGACGTGGGCTGAGAGAATTAAAGGAAAGTATGGATACTTCGGCAAATCGGATGATCGTAACTTCGGTGCATGGCAACGAAGAGCTCCCCTGAATCATCATGGCGACCAAGTTGGCGAGGATGAATTCGGACGGCAAGCAAAACAAGAGGGTTATGACTCAGATGTTCCATCCCCGCCGTTGTGGAAGAAGCCAGGGTCGCCAATGGCCGAACAATTAGCGCAGGCCATTGCCGGATACCGGCAGGAGATGCTGGAGATAGTCCGGGATATGCCGGAGACAGCTTACGAGCTCTCTTTAAGAGATCTTGTGGAGTCACCAAGGATAGCGAAGCCACCGGTGCAGCAAACCTTAGGGAAAGGTGGAGAATTTTCGAAGGATAAGACCGAGaaggagaaaaggaagaagggaatAAGAAGGATGTCGAGGAGTGAGAGCATGGACCCTGGAGGCTTCCTTCTAAAGATGTTCCTTCCAAATCTACTcactgggaggaggaagaagagcttTGGAGGCTCTTCTGCTTGTGCAAAGGTTTCACCACAAGATTGTTGGAAGAAGAACACATCAGATGAAAAgggaagcagcagcagcagtagcagcagcagcagaagcaGAACCAG GAAAGTGATTGGCTGCTATTCCTTCTTCCGCACAAATAAACACAAAGATGGAGAAAACTGA
- the LOC120112136 gene encoding pentatricopeptide repeat-containing protein At2g21090-like: MCLNTTTSAAAAAAATTVARFLSLIERCIAAKDLRLGRHLHSHLLKTALNHHTVLANRLVHLYSLSGSLPSAVSAFTDLPFKNHHSYNTLLAALCRSGHLPAARQLFDQMSHRDLVSHNTMISTLTHHGHHREAMNLFTRMRKDHSFDKFTVVGVATACANLGALNSLRQLHGAAIGAGLDFNVIMSNVMIDAYGKCGDAEVSRELFDRMETRDVISWTSLVAAYASARRLEEAWLAFDRMPERNAVSWTALVSGYEQNGEGEAALELFRRMIEEGVGPTPFTLVSVLSACAGLGLIARGKQVHGFMVRKCIGLDSFNIFTSNALIDMYAKCGDMASAANVFDAMPERDVVSWNSMVTGFARNGHGKRSLAVFEQMMKAGVTPNHTTFLGVLSACSHAGLVSEGRRFLDSMERKYGLKPRPEHYAAFVDALGRNCQLEEAMELNKDLHSKHELSSVGTWGALLGACRVHGNLELAERASEYLFELEPENGARYLMLSNIYAAAGQWDDVRQVRLLMKGKGFRKDPGFSWIDLRSGKHMFVADDKSHIRTGEIYELLATLVDQMKETRCHLNYEQSLFGHEEGDCLLQCV, from the coding sequence ATGTGCCTCAACACCAccacctccgccgccgccgccgctgctgcCACCACCGTCGCTCGCTTCCTCTCCTTAATAGAGAGATGCATCGCCGCCAAAGACCTCCGGCTCGGCCGCCACCTCCACTCCCACCTCCTCAAGACCGCCCTCAACCACCACACCGTCCTCGCCAACCGCCTCGTCCACCTCTACTCCCTCTCCGGCTCCCTCCCCTCTGCCGTCTCCGCCTTCACCGACCTCCCCTTCAAAAACCACCACTCCTACAACACCCTCCTCGCGGCCCTCTGCCGCTCCGGCCACCTCCCCGCCGCTCGCCAACTGTTCGACCAGATGTCCCACCGAGATCTTGTCTCCCATAACACCATGATCTCGACCCTCACCCACCATGGCCACCACAGAGAAGCGATGAACCTCTTCACCCGAATGCGGAAGGACCACTCCTTCGACAAATTCACCGTCGTTGGTGTTGCGACCGCATGTGCCAACCTTGGGGCCCTAAATTCTCTTCGCCAGCTCCATGGCGCTGCTATCGGCGCTGGGTTGGACTTTAATGTCATAATGTCGAATGTGATGATCGACGCTTACGGGAAGTGCGGTGATGCTGAGGTCTCCCGCGAGCTCTTCGATCGGATGGAGACGAGAGATGTCATTTCTTGGACATCGCTGGTTGCGGCGTATGCCTCTGCTCGCAGGCTCGAAGAGGCCTGGCTGGCGTTCGATCGGATGCCGGAGCGGAATGCAGTCTCATGGACGGCGCTTGTTTCCGGGTATGAGCAGAATGGGGAGGGGGAGGCAGCATTGGAGCTCTTCAGGCGGATGATAGAAGAGGGAGTTGGTCCAACACCATTTACTTTGGTCTCGGTTTTGAGTGCTTGCGCGGGCTTAGGACTTATTGCTCGGGGGAAGCAGGTGCATGGCTTCATGGTCAGGAAGTGCATTGGATTGGATTCTTTCAACATCTTCACCTCGAATGCTTTGATCGATATGTACGCTAAGTGTGGGGATATGGCCTCGGCCGCGAATGTGTTTGACGCAATGCCCGAGCGAGACGTTGTCTCTTGGAACTCGATGGTTACTGGCTTCGCTCGGAATGGGCATGGCAAGCGATCTCTTGCTGTCTTCGAACAAATGATGAAAGCCGGGGTTACACCAAACCATACCACATTCCTTGGCGTGCTCTCAGCTTGCAGCCATGCTGGCCTAGTCTCAGAGGGTCGTCGATTCCTTGACTCGATGGAGAGGAAGTATGGACTAAAGCCAAGGCCAGAGCACTATGCCGCTTTCGTCGATGCACTTGGGCGCAATTGCCAACTAGAGGAAGCCATGGAACTCAACAAGGATTTGCATTCTAAACATGAATTGAGCAGTGTTGGGACATGGGGAGCTCTCCTTGGGGCATGCCGAGTGCATGGAAATTTAGAGCTTGCGGAAAGAGCTTCTGAGTACCTCTTTGAGTTGGAGCCTGAGAATGGAGCAAGATATCTGATGTTGTCTAATATATATGCTGCAGCAGGTCAATGGGACGATGTTCGACAGGTTAGGCTGCTCATGAAGGGGAAGGGATTTAGAAAGGATCCAGGTTTCAGTTGGATAGATCTGAGGAGCGGCAAGCATATGTTTGTAGCTGATGATAAGTCTCATATACGAACAGGGGAAATTTATGAGTTGCTTGCCACTTTGGTCGATCAGATGAAGGAAACAAGATGTCATCTAAATTATGAGCAGAGTCTGTTTGGTCATGAAGAAGGGGACTGCTTGTTGCAATGTGTTTAG